A part of Lacinutrix sp. 5H-3-7-4 genomic DNA contains:
- a CDS encoding efflux RND transporter periplasmic adaptor subunit, producing the protein MKTNRIISILTIASVFLALASCADNKNAQAAAAKQQQALPFPVTQLQTKTVTGYTEYPTTIEGKVNSDVRAKTSGYVEKVYVDEGQKVRKGQVLFKLETQSLSQDAGAAKAQVNVAQVEVDKLIPLVEKNIISPVQLETAKANLAQAKANYSGVTANIGYATIKSPIDGFVGAINFREGALISPSDATPLTTVSQIDEVYAFFSFNEAQYIDHLQRAEGQNKAERIKNSPDLTLVLANGKEYSEKGRIQTSTGQINQSTGTIQIRAAFDNPNEILTNGNSGKIKFPIEYKDAIVVPQTATFEQQGNIMIFKLGENNKVETSILKVKGTVDNLYVVESGVAPNDKIVVSGIGKLRSGMAIAPQETSFEEAIKPVATLFRN; encoded by the coding sequence ATGAAAACAAATAGAATAATTTCAATATTAACCATAGCTAGTGTCTTTCTAGCTTTAGCCAGCTGTGCCGACAATAAAAATGCACAAGCTGCCGCAGCAAAACAGCAACAAGCTTTACCGTTTCCTGTTACACAATTACAAACAAAAACCGTTACTGGTTATACAGAGTATCCAACAACTATTGAGGGAAAAGTAAATAGTGATGTTAGAGCAAAAACTTCTGGCTATGTAGAAAAAGTATATGTAGATGAAGGTCAAAAAGTACGCAAAGGACAAGTGTTATTTAAACTAGAAACACAATCGTTAAGTCAAGATGCTGGTGCAGCAAAAGCACAAGTAAATGTAGCACAAGTTGAGGTTGATAAACTAATTCCTTTAGTAGAAAAAAACATTATTAGTCCAGTGCAGTTAGAAACTGCAAAAGCAAATTTAGCACAAGCTAAAGCTAATTATAGTGGTGTAACTGCAAATATCGGTTACGCTACCATTAAAAGTCCAATTGATGGTTTTGTTGGAGCCATTAATTTTAGAGAAGGTGCTTTAATTAGCCCAAGTGATGCAACACCACTCACAACTGTAAGTCAAATAGACGAAGTCTATGCTTTTTTTAGTTTTAATGAAGCACAATACATTGATCACTTACAACGTGCAGAAGGTCAAAACAAAGCAGAGCGTATTAAAAATTCGCCAGACTTAACTTTAGTTTTAGCAAATGGTAAGGAGTATTCTGAAAAAGGACGTATTCAAACCAGTACAGGACAGATTAACCAAAGTACAGGTACTATTCAAATTAGAGCAGCTTTTGATAATCCAAACGAAATTTTAACCAACGGAAACAGTGGAAAAATTAAATTTCCAATAGAGTATAAAGACGCTATTGTTGTACCACAAACTGCAACTTTTGAGCAGCAAGGTAATATTATGATTTTCAAATTAGGAGAAAACAATAAAGTAGAGACTTCTATTTTAAAAGTAAAAGGTACTGTAGATAACTTATATGTTGTAGAGTCTGGTGTAGCACCAAACGACAAGATTGTAGTATCTGGTATTGGAAAACTAAGAAGCGGTATGGCAATTGCGCCTCAAGAAACTTCATTTGAAGAAGCTATTAAGCCGGTTGCAACATTATTTAGAAATTAG
- a CDS encoding carbonic anhydrase family protein, translating into MKNTAITKQVQDTLTPDNVLQDLLEGNKRFTAGDSQAVDNSALISQTTGGQHPKAVVLSCIDSRVPVETVLDQAIGDIFVSRVAGNFENTDILGSLEYSCKVAGSKLVLVLGHEACGAVKAACDGVELGNITHLLSNILPAVHKSAEEVEGEANSSNKAFVAKTVENNVQLTINRIREKSPILKEMEDNGEIKIVGGVYSLQSGKVEML; encoded by the coding sequence ATGAAAAATACAGCAATAACAAAACAAGTACAAGACACATTAACACCAGATAACGTATTACAAGATTTATTAGAAGGAAACAAGAGATTTACAGCAGGAGATTCTCAAGCAGTAGATAACTCAGCATTAATATCACAAACTACAGGAGGTCAGCACCCAAAAGCAGTAGTACTTTCTTGTATAGATTCTCGTGTTCCGGTAGAAACAGTTTTAGACCAAGCAATAGGAGATATATTTGTGTCTAGAGTAGCCGGAAACTTTGAAAACACAGACATTTTAGGAAGCTTAGAATACTCATGTAAAGTAGCAGGAAGTAAATTAGTACTAGTTTTAGGGCATGAAGCTTGTGGAGCAGTAAAAGCAGCTTGCGATGGTGTAGAATTAGGAAACATTACACACTTACTAAGCAACATTTTACCAGCAGTACATAAAAGTGCAGAAGAAGTTGAAGGTGAAGCAAACTCATCAAATAAAGCATTTGTAGCTAAAACCGTAGAAAACAATGTACAATTAACAATAAACCGCATAAGAGAAAAAAGCCCAATCTTAAAAGAAATGGAAGATAATGGCGAAATTAAAATTGTAGGAGGTGTTTACAGTTTACAATCTGGAAAAGTAGAAATGCTTTAA
- a CDS encoding CvpA family protein, with amino-acid sequence MAVIDIVLGALLLFGLVRGFLKGLFVEVASLVALVAGVYGAIHFSYFVAEFLEEGTEWTEKTINITAFAITFVIIIVVISLAGKALTKLADFAALGILNKLLGGVFGALKIGLILSILLIVFNKMNNTITFIDEEHIEDSILYEPVKSIAPILFPNIIKAETEDSINEDLETETEA; translated from the coding sequence ATGGCTGTTATTGATATTGTTTTAGGTGCTTTGCTTTTGTTTGGCTTAGTTCGTGGTTTTTTAAAAGGTCTTTTTGTTGAAGTTGCTTCTTTGGTTGCTTTAGTTGCTGGTGTTTATGGTGCCATTCACTTTAGTTATTTTGTTGCTGAATTTCTTGAAGAAGGTACAGAATGGACAGAAAAAACAATTAATATTACTGCTTTTGCTATTACTTTTGTAATTATAATAGTTGTTATTTCTTTAGCTGGAAAAGCCCTTACTAAACTTGCAGATTTTGCTGCTTTAGGTATTTTAAATAAGCTTTTAGGTGGTGTTTTTGGTGCGCTTAAAATTGGGCTAATTTTAAGTATTTTATTAATTGTGTTTAATAAAATGAACAATACAATTACGTTTATAGATGAAGAGCATATTGAGGATTCTATACTTTATGAGCCTGTAAAATCTATTGCTCCTATATTATTCCCTAATATTATTAAGGCTGAAACTGAAGATTCTATAAATGAAGATTTAGAAACTGAAACTGAGGCATAA
- a CDS encoding efflux RND transporter permease subunit — MLKTFIERPVLSTVISIIIVMLGVISITTLPIEEYPDIAPPTIKVTANYTGANAETVLESVIVPIEEQINGVEGMTYITSTASNNGTAEITVYFDQETDADIAAVNVQNRVARATPLLPQEVTQTGVVTQKQETSALMFISMYSESENYDATFIQNYLKINVIPAMQRISGVGDVSVFSQQDYAMRVWLNPEKLASYNLIPSDITAALAEQNLEAAAGSLGENNGESFSYTLTYSGRFKDEAQYSDIVIKALGNGEFLRLKDVATIELDAQSYSSNAMSMGNPAVFMGIFQTKGSNAQEIIENIKVTLEDVKADLPEGLDIFVPYDTSLFLNASIEKVISTLLEAFLLVFLVVFIFLQDFRSTLIPAIAVPVSIIGTFFFLNVFGYSINLLTLFALVLAIGIVVDDAIVVVEAVHAKMDEGEHNPKKATLTAMNEISGAIISITLVMAAVFIPVTFITGPTGVFYEQFGVTLIIAILISAVNALTLSPALCALLLKEHKEDEELKGKGPLKRFYTLFNRGFNATINRYGKSLQFLYKRKFVSVLLLIIAGVGIYWASMTTPTGFVPNEDRGIVFANIELPPGASLDRTDAVSRKLYAQIEGIEGIEAVNFIKGRSLISGAGSNYGFGIIKLKNWDEREDESLSAQAITGKLFGVAAGIPDANIIFFSPPSIRGFGNSSGFEINLLDKFGGEFTDLDQANKDFSMALMSHPEIKYAQSSFSTNYPQYEMEVNVPLAKEKGVSVNSIFSTLQGYIGGIYASDFSRFGKQYRVYIQALPEDRADENALNSMYVRTDSGEMTPITQFVTLERVYGPQSVTRFNLFNSTMISGATNDGYSTGDAIRVIEEEVAKLPSNYTVAYSGLTREEVNAGNQTTFIFILSILFVYFLLSAQYESYLLPFAVVLSLPFGVFGAYISTKFLGLENNIYFQIALIMLIGLLAKNAILIVEFALQRRKQGESIVDAAIDGAKSRLRPILMTSFAFILGLMPLALASGVGSEGNNSIGSGAAGGMLIGTILGVFVIPILFILFQWLQEKVSGKPAVQTIED; from the coding sequence ATGTTAAAAACATTTATTGAAAGACCAGTACTTTCAACAGTAATCTCTATTATCATAGTTATGCTAGGTGTTATTAGTATAACTACCTTACCAATAGAGGAATATCCAGATATTGCACCACCAACTATTAAAGTAACTGCAAATTATACAGGTGCAAATGCAGAGACCGTTTTAGAGAGCGTTATTGTACCTATCGAGGAGCAAATTAATGGTGTAGAAGGTATGACGTACATTACCTCTACAGCATCAAATAATGGTACTGCTGAAATTACGGTATATTTTGATCAAGAAACAGATGCCGATATTGCAGCTGTTAATGTTCAAAATCGTGTAGCTAGAGCCACACCATTATTACCACAAGAGGTAACGCAAACAGGAGTTGTAACACAAAAGCAGGAAACTAGTGCGCTAATGTTTATCTCCATGTATTCTGAAAGTGAAAATTACGACGCTACATTCATTCAGAATTACTTAAAAATTAACGTTATTCCAGCAATGCAACGTATTAGTGGTGTTGGAGATGTTAGTGTATTTTCACAACAAGATTACGCTATGCGTGTTTGGTTAAATCCAGAAAAATTAGCGTCTTATAACTTAATACCTTCAGATATTACTGCAGCTTTAGCAGAGCAAAATTTAGAAGCAGCAGCAGGTTCTTTAGGTGAAAATAATGGTGAATCATTTTCATATACATTAACCTATAGTGGTCGTTTTAAAGACGAAGCGCAATACAGCGATATTGTAATTAAAGCTTTAGGAAACGGAGAGTTTTTACGCTTAAAAGATGTGGCAACTATAGAGTTAGATGCACAATCATACTCATCTAATGCCATGAGTATGGGTAATCCAGCAGTTTTTATGGGAATTTTCCAAACTAAAGGATCTAACGCACAAGAAATTATTGAAAACATTAAAGTGACTTTAGAAGATGTAAAAGCAGATCTTCCTGAAGGTCTAGACATTTTTGTACCATACGATACCAGTTTATTCTTAAACGCTTCAATAGAAAAAGTAATTAGCACATTATTAGAAGCCTTTTTACTGGTATTCTTAGTAGTATTTATCTTTTTACAAGATTTCCGTTCTACATTAATTCCTGCAATTGCAGTACCGGTTTCTATTATTGGTACCTTCTTCTTCTTAAATGTTTTTGGCTATTCTATTAACTTACTAACATTATTTGCCTTAGTACTTGCTATTGGTATTGTAGTAGATGATGCTATTGTTGTTGTAGAAGCTGTTCATGCTAAAATGGACGAAGGAGAACACAACCCGAAAAAGGCAACATTAACCGCTATGAACGAAATTTCTGGAGCCATAATTTCAATTACTTTGGTAATGGCAGCGGTATTTATTCCAGTAACCTTTATTACTGGACCAACAGGTGTTTTTTATGAGCAATTTGGTGTTACTTTAATTATTGCCATTTTAATTTCTGCTGTAAATGCATTAACCTTAAGTCCTGCATTATGTGCTTTATTATTAAAAGAACATAAAGAAGACGAAGAGCTAAAAGGAAAAGGACCATTAAAACGTTTTTATACCTTATTCAATCGTGGATTTAATGCAACCATTAATAGATACGGTAAATCATTACAGTTTTTATACAAAAGAAAATTTGTTTCAGTATTACTATTAATTATTGCAGGTGTTGGTATTTATTGGGCTTCAATGACAACTCCTACAGGTTTTGTACCTAATGAAGATAGAGGAATTGTTTTTGCAAACATCGAATTACCTCCAGGAGCATCATTGGATAGAACAGATGCTGTTTCAAGAAAATTATATGCTCAAATTGAAGGCATAGAAGGTATTGAAGCTGTTAACTTTATTAAAGGTAGAAGTTTAATAAGTGGCGCAGGTAGTAATTATGGTTTTGGAATTATAAAACTTAAAAACTGGGATGAACGTGAAGACGAGTCGTTATCAGCGCAAGCTATTACGGGAAAATTATTTGGTGTAGCAGCAGGAATACCAGATGCCAATATTATATTCTTTTCACCTCCTAGTATTCGTGGTTTTGGTAACTCATCAGGTTTCGAAATTAATTTATTAGATAAATTTGGTGGTGAGTTTACAGATTTAGATCAAGCTAATAAAGACTTTTCTATGGCTTTAATGAGTCATCCAGAAATTAAATATGCACAATCTTCTTTTAGTACTAATTATCCGCAATATGAAATGGAAGTTAATGTACCATTAGCAAAGGAAAAAGGTGTCTCTGTAAATAGTATATTTTCAACATTACAAGGTTATATAGGTGGAATTTATGCATCAGATTTTTCTAGATTCGGAAAACAGTATAGAGTATATATTCAAGCATTACCAGAAGATAGAGCAGACGAGAATGCTTTAAACAGCATGTATGTGCGTACAGATTCTGGCGAGATGACTCCTATTACACAGTTTGTTACGCTTGAAAGAGTTTATGGACCACAATCGGTAACACGTTTTAACCTTTTTAATTCTACCATGATTTCTGGTGCTACTAACGATGGTTATAGTACAGGTGATGCCATTAGAGTTATTGAGGAAGAGGTAGCAAAACTACCAAGTAATTATACAGTTGCTTACTCAGGTTTAACACGTGAAGAGGTAAACGCTGGAAACCAAACAACGTTTATATTTATACTAAGTATCTTATTTGTTTACTTTTTATTAAGTGCACAATACGAAAGTTACTTGCTACCATTTGCTGTAGTATTATCATTACCATTTGGTGTATTTGGTGCCTATATAAGTACTAAATTCTTAGGGTTAGAAAACAATATATATTTCCAGATTGCCTTAATCATGCTTATTGGTCTGTTGGCTAAAAATGCTATACTTATAGTTGAGTTTGCTTTACAGCGAAGAAAACAAGGCGAGAGCATTGTTGATGCAGCGATAGATGGTGCTAAGTCACGTTTACGTCCAATTTTAATGACATCGTTTGCCTTTATCTTGGGATTAATGCCTTTAGCATTAGCTTCAGGTGTTGGGTCAGAAGGAAACAACTCTATTGGTTCTGGTGCAGCAGGCGGAATGCTTATTGGTACCATTTTAGGAGTCTTTGTTATTCCTATCTTATTTATATTATTCCAATGGTTACAAGAAAAAGTTTCGGGAAAACCAGCAGTACAAACTATTGAAGATTAA
- a CDS encoding TetR/AcrR family transcriptional regulator yields MITKAQLLQCAITKFTRFGSKHVTLDDLATELGISKKTIYSFFKNKEDLVKSSLESLLNEYKTDINRIVNSNGKDPVLCVILIYRRGFEYLKYFKPSFIFGIHKYYPKAGLLFDSFSEELAHKIIQDLLIEAQLKGDIRPEIDIELIVRIYFFRIDNLVFKENNLFEIYTKDELFKHLVLYNLKGIVSDNYTNSYLN; encoded by the coding sequence ATGATAACCAAAGCTCAATTGTTACAATGTGCTATAACTAAGTTTACTCGATTTGGTAGTAAACACGTTACTTTAGACGATTTAGCAACTGAGCTTGGCATATCTAAAAAAACAATTTATTCTTTTTTTAAAAACAAAGAAGACTTGGTGAAATCAAGTCTAGAAAGTTTATTAAACGAGTATAAAACCGATATAAATAGGATTGTTAATAGCAATGGTAAAGATCCTGTTTTGTGTGTTATTTTAATTTACCGTAGAGGGTTTGAGTATTTAAAATATTTTAAACCCTCTTTTATTTTTGGTATACACAAATACTATCCAAAAGCTGGTTTATTATTCGATAGTTTTTCTGAAGAATTAGCGCATAAAATCATACAAGATTTACTTATTGAAGCACAATTAAAAGGAGATATAAGACCCGAAATTGATATTGAATTAATAGTTAGAATCTATTTTTTTAGAATAGATAATCTTGTGTTTAAAGAGAATAATTTATTTGAAATTTATACTAAAGATGAGTTGTTTAAGCATCTAGTACTTTACAATTTAAAAGGTATAGTAAGTGATAATTATACTAATTCATATTTAAATTAA
- the pheS gene encoding phenylalanine--tRNA ligase subunit alpha yields MIDKIKELIAEAEAFKAQTIEEVEAFRIQYLGKKGLLNDFFAEFKNVANDQKKEFGQAINQLKTTAQEKVNTLKSELENTTQDVSDYGDLSKPGAPVEIGARHPISLVKNQIINIFSQIGFNVSEGPEIEDDWHNFTALNLPEYHPARDMQDTFFIQTDPDILLRTHTSSVQVRYMENNQPPIRTISPGRVYRNEAISARSHCFFHQVEGLYIDKDVSFADLKQTLQYFTTELFGKSKIRLRPSYFPFTEPSAEVDVYWGLETEVDYKITKGTGWLEIMGCGMVDPNVLENCGIDSKEYSGFAFGMGIDRIAMLLHQIGDIRLLSENNIRFLEQFKSAL; encoded by the coding sequence ATGATAGATAAGATAAAAGAGCTCATAGCAGAAGCAGAGGCTTTTAAAGCACAAACAATAGAAGAAGTAGAAGCTTTTAGAATTCAATATTTAGGAAAAAAAGGCTTATTAAACGATTTTTTTGCAGAGTTTAAAAATGTAGCCAATGACCAGAAAAAGGAATTTGGACAAGCAATAAACCAGTTAAAAACTACAGCTCAAGAAAAAGTAAATACTCTAAAAAGTGAGCTAGAGAATACTACTCAAGATGTAAGTGATTATGGCGATTTATCTAAGCCTGGAGCACCTGTAGAAATAGGAGCGCGTCACCCAATTTCTTTAGTAAAAAATCAAATTATAAATATCTTTTCTCAAATAGGTTTTAACGTAAGCGAAGGACCAGAAATAGAAGACGATTGGCATAATTTTACAGCACTAAACTTACCAGAATATCATCCGGCAAGAGATATGCAGGATACCTTTTTTATTCAAACCGATCCAGATATTTTATTACGTACCCATACAAGTTCTGTACAAGTGCGTTATATGGAAAATAACCAACCACCAATTCGAACAATATCACCAGGTAGAGTATATAGAAACGAAGCAATATCAGCACGTTCTCACTGTTTTTTCCACCAAGTAGAAGGATTATATATAGATAAAGACGTAAGTTTTGCAGATTTAAAACAAACACTTCAATATTTTACAACCGAGCTTTTTGGGAAATCTAAAATACGTTTACGTCCTTCATATTTCCCATTTACAGAACCAAGTGCAGAGGTCGATGTTTATTGGGGATTAGAAACCGAAGTAGATTATAAAATTACTAAAGGCACAGGTTGGTTAGAAATAATGGGCTGTGGTATGGTAGACCCTAATGTATTAGAAAACTGTGGTATCGATTCTAAAGAATACTCTGGTTTTGCTTTTGGTATGGGAATAGATCGTATTGCAATGCTTTTACACCAAATAGGAGATATTAGATTATTAAGTGAAAATAATATTAGATTTTTAGAGCAATTTAAATCTGCTTTATAA
- a CDS encoding GbsR/MarR family transcriptional regulator, with translation MTKEICSKKMALVEKLGVHLENRNNLAPVAARIMAYVILTGRRGTTFDEMVEVLCASKSTISTHLNHLQDLKKIEYFTKTGDRKKYFVVNKDSVFNHIDTMIEEWESVKALHLEMKAYKEAINEQATDEEEKFDLTFHINYLKFIASASASMKELKENLIKNKFNL, from the coding sequence ATGACGAAAGAAATATGCAGTAAAAAAATGGCACTTGTAGAAAAGCTTGGCGTCCATTTAGAAAATAGAAATAATTTAGCACCTGTTGCAGCCCGTATAATGGCTTACGTAATTTTAACAGGAAGACGAGGTACAACTTTCGATGAGATGGTTGAAGTTTTATGCGCAAGTAAAAGCACCATTTCTACGCATTTAAATCATTTACAAGATTTAAAAAAAATAGAATACTTCACTAAAACAGGTGACCGAAAAAAATACTTTGTAGTAAATAAAGATTCTGTATTCAACCATATAGATACAATGATTGAAGAATGGGAATCTGTTAAGGCGCTTCATCTTGAAATGAAAGCTTATAAAGAAGCTATTAATGAGCAGGCAACAGATGAAGAAGAAAAATTTGATCTAACCTTTCATATAAATTATCTCAAATTTATTGCAAGTGCTTCGGCATCTATGAAAGAACTAAAAGAAAACCTAATAAAAAACAAATTCAACCTTTAA
- a CDS encoding efflux transporter outer membrane subunit, which yields MKSIIKHRNLSKGALILVVALTLQSCFVAQDYVRPDVNAETEALYRTDNLPTDSVSIADVSWKNLFTDQYLQQYIEEGLQNNMDVRIALQQILAAQAYAKQGKAGYLPSVSVGANATHQELSENSQFGALFSGAIDTYDITANLSWEADIWGKIRSNKRATQAAYLQSVAGHQAVKTQLVSSIANTYYNLLALDAQLEVTKQTIITRDSSVTTIKALKDAGQVTQVAVDQNIAQYNSAKALQVDIEVAIFKTENTLSILLGKTPQTFERSSLDIQNIDQNIVLGVPATLLSNRPDVMAAEYGLINSFELTNVARSNFYPSLTLTASGGFQSLELDKLLNANSLFATIIGGLTQPIFNQRKIKTQKEVALAQQEQALLEFKKTLLVAGSEVSNALYTYKAETKKFEFRKNEVEALRTAEANSNELLKNGYANYLDLLTARESALNAELNIIDSQLQQLVSIVDLYEALGGGWR from the coding sequence ATGAAATCAATAATAAAACATAGAAACCTTAGTAAAGGCGCATTAATATTAGTTGTAGCATTAACACTACAAAGTTGTTTTGTAGCTCAAGATTATGTGAGACCAGATGTAAATGCTGAAACAGAAGCACTTTACAGAACCGATAATTTACCAACAGATAGCGTCTCTATTGCAGATGTCTCTTGGAAAAATTTATTTACAGACCAATACCTTCAGCAATACATAGAAGAAGGTTTGCAAAATAATATGGATGTACGTATAGCTTTGCAGCAAATTTTAGCAGCACAAGCTTATGCGAAACAAGGTAAAGCAGGTTATTTACCATCTGTAAGCGTTGGTGCAAATGCAACGCATCAGGAATTATCAGAAAACAGTCAATTTGGAGCTTTATTTAGTGGCGCTATTGATACCTATGATATTACAGCAAACTTATCTTGGGAAGCAGATATTTGGGGAAAAATTAGAAGTAACAAACGTGCAACACAAGCTGCTTATTTACAAAGCGTCGCAGGACATCAAGCAGTAAAAACGCAACTGGTATCTAGCATTGCGAATACATACTATAATTTATTAGCTTTAGATGCGCAATTAGAAGTAACCAAACAAACTATTATAACTAGAGATAGTAGTGTTACTACAATAAAAGCTTTAAAAGACGCTGGACAAGTAACACAAGTTGCTGTAGACCAAAATATCGCACAGTACAATAGTGCTAAAGCTTTACAGGTAGATATTGAAGTCGCTATTTTTAAAACAGAAAATACGCTAAGCATTTTATTAGGTAAAACACCACAAACGTTTGAAAGAAGCAGTTTAGACATTCAAAATATAGATCAAAATATCGTATTGGGTGTTCCTGCTACTTTATTAAGCAACAGACCAGATGTTATGGCTGCAGAATATGGTTTAATTAATTCATTTGAGTTAACAAATGTTGCGAGAAGTAATTTTTATCCGTCGTTAACTTTAACAGCTTCAGGCGGATTTCAGAGTTTGGAATTGGATAAATTATTAAATGCAAATTCATTATTTGCTACCATTATTGGCGGATTAACGCAACCAATTTTTAATCAAAGAAAAATTAAAACACAAAAAGAAGTTGCGCTTGCACAACAAGAGCAAGCTTTGCTTGAGTTTAAAAAGACTTTGTTAGTCGCAGGAAGTGAAGTGTCTAATGCGTTATATACATATAAAGCTGAAACTAAAAAGTTTGAATTTAGAAAAAATGAAGTGGAAGCGTTACGTACAGCCGAAGCTAATTCTAACGAGTTACTTAAAAATGGTTACGCTAATTACTTAGACTTATTAACAGCAAGAGAAAGCGCTTTAAATGCCGAACTTAATATTATAGATAGTCAATTACAACAATTAGTTTCTATTGTAGATTTATATGAAGCGCTTGGTGGTGGATGGAGATAA